The region TCATATGCCAAAATATGTGATCGAAAGAGAGATTCCCGGAGCGGGCGATCTTACCGCTGACCAGTTGCAAGGCATCTCGCAAACGTCTTGCGGCGTGCTGAGCGAACTTGGCCCGCAGATACAGTGGGTTCAGAGCTTTGTAACGGGCGATAAAATATATTGCATCTACATTGCTCCCAATGAAGAAATGGTCCGCGAACACGCCACACGCGGCGGATTCCCGGCGAACAGTATCGCTGAGGTCAAAAACGTCATCGACCCGACAACTGCAGAAGGATAGTGACCGACCAGCAAAGCAAAACTCCAACCAACACCCCTATGCCTCCGGCACAAGCACAGCGAGCCGCGTTTGTCGCAGTGCTGTCGTTCCTGTTCTTTCTGGCGATGATGTTCGCCTATTATATTCGGCAGTCGATGCTGTATTTCCTACTTGCAACGGCTTTTCTGATCGTTTATTTTGTCACGATGATCTCGATCGTCCGGCTTCGCCGCAAATGAAAATAAAAAGGTGCTTTGATTAGCGAAATTCTCATATCCGAGGAATTTTTGTATCCTATATGTTGATATTCGTACGGAGAATTTATGAGCGTTGAAGTCGTAATGCCTCAGATGGGCGAGTCGATAACCGAAGGAACTGT is a window of Chloracidobacterium sp. DNA encoding:
- a CDS encoding DUF4242 domain-containing protein → MPKYVIEREIPGAGDLTADQLQGISQTSCGVLSELGPQIQWVQSFVTGDKIYCIYIAPNEEMVREHATRGGFPANSIAEVKNVIDPTTAEG